The genomic interval AAACATAGACTCTGACTTGTCTAATGAGCCAATCTGATTGTCAAAaatgtctgggatattttatttcagctcatgaaacatgggaccaaaactttacatgtttcattaatattttagttcagtgtaatTAGAATCTATAGAGCAGCTTGAAGTAATACGGTTTACTTTGTGCTCAACCTACCTATGTTTTCTCTCCATCTGCCCTCTTCTGTCactttctctgtcttctctgttgTCGCTCTCCATCTGCCCTCTTCTGTCactttctctgtcttctctggtgtctctctccatctgccctCTTCTGTCACTTACTCTGtcttctctgttgtctctctccatctgccgtcttatttcactttctctgtcttgtctggtgtctctctccatctgccctcttctgtcattttctctggtgtctctctccattttccctcttctgtcactttctctgtcttctctggtgtctctctccatcatctactcttctgttgctgtctctgtcttgTCTGTTGCCTCTCTCCATCATCtactcttctgttgctgtctctgtcttgTCTGTTGCCTCTCTCCATCATCtactcttctgttgctgtctctgtgtcttcacTTCCCTACCATGTTTTTCCACTGGCTGCTGCTGgtctaaagccttgttcacattggcagtttgaagtgactgaaatCCAATTATTTTTGCATATTCGATTAGAATCTGTTATTTTTCgtgcagtctgaacagccaaaaaaagcacatggaatctgATATTTCAAGacacatttcaaaccaccttctaaaaacatgttttcaatttgtcattatgggtttgtgtgtgtagatgggtgagatacatgtttttctttaatccattttgaattcaggctgtaacaccacaaaatgtggaataagtcaaggggtataaatactctcTGAAAGCACTGTAGGCACTGTATTTACAACAATGCAAGAAAACCATAAAGTCCAGACACAAACCATTCACATGAAGGCCAACCAAATGGAATGATGAATTCAATTAACAATGGTCTCTCCCCTCTACAGTGTtatcaaatcctctcagatctacacaAGTACATGGGGTGCAGGGCTTAGGGGACGAGTTAGTATTGGAGCCACCTCTTCTTTCCTAGTCTGACCTTGGTCCACCAACCTTCCTTTGGAGGGAGCCATCTCTTCTGTCCTAGTCTGACCTTGGTCCACCAACCTTCCTTTGGAGGGAGCCATCTCTTCTGTCCTAGTCTGACCTTGGTCCACCAACCTTCCTTTGGAGGGAGCCATCTCTTCTTTCCTAGTCTGACCTTGGAACCTTGGTCCACCAACCTTCCTTTGGAGGGAGCCACCTCTTCTGTCCTAGTCTGACCTTGGTCCACCAACCTTCCTTTGGAGGGAGCCATCTCTTCTGTCCTAGTCTGACCTTGGTCCACCAACCTTCCTTTGGAGGGAGCCATCTCTTCTTTCCTAGTCTGACCTTGGAACCTTGGTCCACCAACCTTCCTTTGGAGGGAGCCACCTCTTCTGTCCTAGTCTGACCTTGGTCCACCAACCTTCCTTTGGAGGGAGCCATCTCTTCTGTCCTAGTCTGACCTTGGTCCACCAACCTTCCTTTGGAGGGAGCCATCTCTTCTTTCCTAGTCTGACCTTGGAACCTTGGTCCACCAACCTTCCTTTGGAGGGAGCCACCTCTTCTTTCCTAGTCTGACCTTGGTCCACCAACCTTCCTTTGGAAGGAGCCACCTCTTCTTTCCTAGTCTGACCTTGGTCCACCAACCTTCCTTTGGAGGGCGCCATCTCTTCTGTCCTAGTCTGACCTTGGTCCACCAACCTTCCTTAGGAGGGAGCCATCTCTTCTGTCCTAGTCTGACCTTGGTCCACCAACCTTCCTTTGGAAGGAGCCACCTCTTCTGTCCTAGTCTGACCTTGGTCCACCAACCTTCCTTTGGAAGGAGCCATCTCTTCTGTCCTAGTCTGACCTTGGAAACTTAGTCCACCAACCTTCCTTTGGCGGAATTATAAATTCCGGCCCTTGGTCTCTGAATCCAAACCCTTCTGCCACACATCTACCAACAGGTCTCTGATCTTACATTGAGCCTCACCTCTACCCAGTGGACCATCTATTGATTCATGTTTTAGCGCCCTTTTGGCTATTTGATCTACAAGTTCACAGAATCATTACAAACCACACAATTTGACCTTTGTACTGCCAGCAGCACAAACAATGACATCACTCTCGTATAATGagtttatttacctttatttgaTCAGGCAGGTCAATTAAATACACATTCTTAACACCTTATTCacaaaaattaaataaaacatttctatcagacttttttttttaaactaacatAAAAGCCTGCATTTCAACTAATTACAATATCAATAACTGATTAAAAAGATGTTCAATTTGAATCAATGGCCACCTTTATTGTGCTAATAAGAAAATGCAATAAGTTAtttatgaaaaaataaataataatattgcTTCAAAGACAACTTTTTAGGACCAATATTGAAAAgtacaatgttgaaaatattgGTCTGTAGACCCTGTCTGTAGAACTTGTCTGTAGGACCTGTCTGTAGGACCCTGTCTGTAGACCCTGTCTCCTCAGTTAAAGTGGGTTGGAAATTATTCATTATGGTCTCTACTAACCAAATATGTTTCGTTTTTGAGAGGGACTGTGTCTTTTATATCCAGTAGTACTTTGTGTTCCGGCCCCTCCATTGTCCCCCATGCAATGTATATGGAATACACCGTGGCCAgtagagaaaaaaataaaaactttacTACCCGTCTCAGGTAAACCCGGGGTggataacacatatgtttttaaAGGGGACTGTGTCATACATATCCAGCAGCACTTCGTTCTCCACCATAGAGGTGGACAGAAGGCTCACAGGCAGCGCCATTGAAGGTTTTCAACATTttaaaagtagtcaactgggtggggacttactattgattgattgatttactgAGGACAAACAAGCACCGAGTACAACCCAGTAGATAACGCGTTAAAGCAAAAAAATCACTTGTTTCTAACGTGGTCCCTTATGTGTTTAGGAAGCATCACAGAACTCCATCCAGATCAGCAGGAGGGATCAACCAATGAATTATATGGAGCTAACGTTCCATAACTGCAgctggcagtaaatcaccaatctgggctttgtACACTATCAAAGTAGGTGGTGATGTGTACCTTTTTGAGTTTATTTTCTACCTTCCAATACACTCATAGAAGTAGAACAGACATGGATTACTTTAAGAGGTAGCcttcaatggtgctgcccatgcccTGTCATAGAAGACAGCATTGCAATGGATAGGAGGTGTGCCTTTACATTCCTATGGAGTTAGCATTGCAATGGATAGGTGGTGTGCCTTTACATTCCTATGGAGTTAGCTTATGTAGCCTcttccttcacctctctctcctcaacttctctctcttctgtcttaaTGTGTCTCTGTTCGCCCTCCTCCTCTTTGACAATCACATTGAGAGTATGTGTAGGTTTCTCTCCAATGTGTCTTAACTGATGATTCCTTATGTTTGTTGCCCAactgaaactcttcccacaaAGTGTGCAGTGGTAGGGCTTCTCCCCTGTATGTACTCTTTGATGTTCCTTAAGTACTGAATAATAATTGAAGCTTTTCCCACATTGGGTACAgtggtaaggtttctctccaCTATGTACTCTCTCATGTCCCGTAAGTTTTACTTTCTcactgaaactcttcccacattgggagcagtggtaaggcttgtGATTTTTCTGATGAGTCTTCAGGTTTCCTAACTGACTGAAACTCTTCCCGCAAagagagcagtggtaaggcttctccccagTATGTACTCTTTGATGGTCCTTAAGTCTTCCTGAATGATTGAAGCTCTTCTCACACTGGGAGCAGGGGTAAGGATTATCTCCAATGTGCATTCTCTGGTGAGCCTTTAGCTTGCTTGGTGTCTGAAAACTCTTCTCACATTGACTGCAAAGGTAAGTCTTATTTATTTTGGGAGTTTTTTGGTGTGATTTGTGGCGCGTTGGATAAATACAACTGTCGCTACAGCAGGGTTGGGGCTTCTGTCTGCGGTTTCCTGATGCTGTGGGACTGGGCTTGCTGTCTGAGCCTGGGTTGGAGCTCTCTCCTGTAAGAAAATGAACACATATGGGGTAAGAAACAGAAAGAGCGGAAACAAAGGCTTTTGGGTTTAAAAATGCAGGATTCAACATGAATTTGGTGGGATGTGAGCTGGAGGGCGTGTACATTAACAGAGCATTAACAGACTTTACAAGGGGCTTGTCGCTTTGTATCACACAGAGATAAATTACAATGCATTGCACACTGGTGAGTACTGGACAGACATTTGTTTTGGCACTCACCCTCCCACATTCAGAGGCCTGAGGGTTATACTACAaaacaggatcaatgagttagccagatAACTTGCCTAAATATTCAGAAATAACTTTAAGCTTGATATTGGCATGGTCTAattgactttgagtaaagccagtgtatcTATGTATGCGTATGACTCATCAACActgtacacgtcagctactacagcaactgaaatgacagtaacacttaacaaagagctgcggTTAGTTTCAGAATAGGTGACAAGGAATCAAAAaccaaaagcattgtatttgggacaaatcattcactaaacctcaactaaatcttgtaatgaatgaTGTAGAAATCGAGCaggttgaggagactaaactgcatggagtaaccctggattgtaaactgtcatggtcaaaacatatttatacaacagtagctaggatggggagaagtctgtccataataaagcgataCTCTtcattcttaacaacactatcaacatggcaggtcctacaggacctagttttgtcgcacctgaatactgttcagttgtgtggtcaggtgccacaaaaatggACTTcgaaaaattgcaattggctcagaacagggcagcacggatggcctttggatgtacacagagagcattaataatatgcatgtcaatctctcatggctcaaagtggaggagagattgactatcactacttgtatttgtgagaggtattgacatgttgaaagcaccgagctgtctgtttaaactactggcacacagctcggacacccatgcatactagaggtcgaccgattaatcggaatggacgattaattagggccgatttcaagttttcataacaatcggtaatcggcatttttggacaccgattatattgcactccacgaggagactgcttggcaggctgactacctgttatgcgagtgcagcaaggagccaaggtaaggtgctagctagcattaaacttatcttataaaaaaacaatcaatcttaacataatcactagttaactacacatggttgatgatattactagtttatctagcttgtcctgcgttgcatataatcgatgcggtccctgttaatttatcattgaatcacagcctacttcgccaaacaggtgatgatttaacaagcgcattcgtgaaaaaaagcactgtcgttgcgccaatgtgtacctaaccataaacaccaacgcctttcttaaaatcaatacacaagtatatatttttaaacctgcatatttagttaatattgcctgctaacatgaatttcttttaatgagggaaattgtgtcacttctcttgcgttctgtgcaacagagtcagggtatatgcagcagtttgggccgcctggcttgttgcgaactgtgtgaagaccatttcttcctaacaaatacagccaacttcgccaaacaggggatgatttaacaaatgcgcatttgcgaaaaaagcacaatcgttgcacgaatgtacctaaccataaacatcaatgccttccttaaaatcaatacacataaatatattttttttaacctgcatatttagttaaaagaaattcatgttagcaggcaatattatctATGGAAATtatgtcatttctcttgcgttcattgcacgcagagtcggggtatatgcaacagtttgggccgcctggctcgttgcaaactaatttgccagaattttacataattatgacataacattgaaggttgtgcaatgtaacagcaatatttaggcgtatggatgccacccgttagataaaatacagaacggttccatatttcactgaaataatcaAAAAACTGATAACAATACACCCTATTGAACAgctgggactgtgaagcaacaatcATAGACACGtaacacatggattttgtgttgtagatatgtggtagtggagtagaggcctgagggcacacacttaatatgttgtgaaaactcttatgaatgtattgtaatgtttttaaaatgtataactgccttcattttgctggacctcaggaagagagctaatggggatccataataaatacaaatacaaacttgTCTAAATATTCAGAAATAACTTGAAGCTTGATATTGGCATGTTCTAATTTGActcaacaacccaaaacacacataAGTTTAGATGTCTTAATGTACCAGAAAATCAACTGTAATGTTGTTTATCAAAATTAGCTGGTTAATTCAATGATCTTGATTTGTATAACACAAAGATGACGTTGTTAGCCTGAATTTACCGGAGTCAACGGAGTCACTGTTTCcgtcctcgctctctccctcctctttgaCAATCACATTGAGTTCCAGAGTTTGACTGCAGTCCTCCAGCTTCACTGACACCATCTCTGGATCCTGTTGTGAGCTTCTCTGGGCCGGAACACCACAACCAGAACCCGGTTCAGACATGGTCGGCTAGAGGTGGATCTAAAAGAGGAGACCCAACGAGTTCAGGGTGATTTTCACTAACCTTGATCGTGGGATAGttccaaaaatatatatgtaGCTAAAATAGCTAACAACTCATCCCGTTCAACATGGATTAAAACACAAACCGGTAGCCAATTAGTTTAGCAACGGTTGGTCAAgataatttagctagctaactacctagCCAACCGCCCTCTAGCTTATTCCTAACTAGACATTTTACTCACAATGCAACGATAGCTGGCGAAGTATAAAATAAAGACACACTTCAACTCTCACTggatttagttagctagctacacaaccgGGTTGGATTGGAGTGTTGTTCTAGCTAGTTTGGATAACAACAAAGCCAGGCCGCGGCAACCACTAACGATTCATGGAATGCGTTAGTTTACAGACTAAATTTACGAGctcacatttaaaatgttagcagTCGGCTACCTGATACTGATTTCCTTTAGCTACTTGTTTGGTTGATGAGACCCAGTGAGTGCGCAAGCAGAATCAATCATCCACCTGCCGACATCAGCGTCTCGTCAGCAACATTAATGAAGTACTTCCGGGTCACGGAATTTCGGAAACGTTCAAAAATAAAAGTCACCCCATGTAATAGTAGACAAGCGTCAATAACCTGTATTTAGTCATGATATAGAAAAAAAAGTGTCTAAAcgctagggatgggggaaaagtgtgacacccatcaggcccccgaggactggaattgcccaggccTGGTATATGAAATACATATTGGCTGGTAGAGCAAAAACTATTCTAGGTGCTGCACTAgggaatactcagtagggtctgtacAATACCATTTCATGGGACACTAAATTATATGGCGTGTTGCTGGCCTTTTACTCCACCCAATccattgtacaaaacattaggaacacctgctctttccatgacatagactggtgAAATAAATCCATGTGAAATTTGACacgtgtaacctttatttaactaggcaagtcagtttagaacaaattcttatttttcaatgacggcctacatagACTGGTGAAATAAATCCAGGtgaaaccaggtgaaagctatgaacccttattgatgtcacttgttaaatccacttcaatcagtgtagatgaaggggaggagacaggttaaagaaggaatttaatgccttgagacaattgagacatggattgtgtacagagcattcggaaaggtattcagaccccttgacttttcccacataaATTTAcatataataccccataatgacaaagcaaaaacaggtttctagaaaattttgcacatttattacaacaaaaaatcttcaataatacatttacattagtattcagaccctttaatcagtactttgttgaagcatttttgacagcctggagtcttcttgggtaagacgctacaagtttggcacacctgtatattgggagtttctcacattcttctctgcagatcctctcaagctctgtcaggttggatggggagcgttgatgcacagctattttcaggtctctccagagatggtcgatcgggttcaagctgggctgggctactcaaggacatt from Salvelinus alpinus chromosome 2, SLU_Salpinus.1, whole genome shotgun sequence carries:
- the LOC139546379 gene encoding zinc finger protein 501-like, with the protein product MSEPGSGCGVPAQRSSQQDPEMVSVKLEDCSQTLELNVIVKEEGESEDGNSDSVDSGESSNPGSDSKPSPTASGNRRQKPQPCCSDSCIYPTRHKSHQKTPKINKTYLCSQCEKSFQTPSKLKAHQRMHIGDNPYPCSQCEKSFNHSGRLKDHQRVHTGEKPYHCSLCGKSFSQLGNLKTHQKNHKPYHCSQCGKSFSEKVKLTGHERVHSGEKPYHCTQCGKSFNYYSVLKEHQRVHTGEKPYHCTLCGKSFSWATNIRNHQLRHIGEKPTHTLNVIVKEEEGEQRHIKTEEREVEEREVKEEAT